One segment of Neobacillus endophyticus DNA contains the following:
- the spoIIIAG gene encoding stage III sporulation protein AG has protein sequence MDNQKGPFSWLKKLLKLEENSDKKIGKYQYMLLVLCVGAAFMVVGNVFFKSGSSTNSIQASANQNTQSSDVPAFGQSKSSGNSAIAEYEGKYEDQLRKAIEEMLGVKDVTVVVNIDSTDKKILEKNTVTKEQTTEETATDGGQRKVQDTSTDQQLVIIKNGDKEVPIVVETKKPAIRGVLVVAKGAENIEVKKWIVEAVTRVLGVPSYRVAVMPKK, from the coding sequence ATGGATAATCAAAAGGGGCCGTTTTCGTGGCTCAAAAAGCTGCTCAAATTAGAAGAAAACTCTGATAAGAAAATAGGAAAATATCAGTATATGCTTCTCGTATTATGTGTTGGAGCTGCATTTATGGTCGTTGGAAATGTCTTTTTTAAGTCAGGAAGCTCCACTAACAGTATACAAGCATCAGCAAATCAAAACACACAATCAAGTGATGTTCCGGCATTTGGTCAAAGTAAAAGTTCTGGAAATTCAGCCATTGCCGAGTACGAGGGAAAATATGAGGATCAATTAAGGAAGGCCATTGAAGAAATGTTAGGTGTGAAGGACGTAACGGTTGTAGTAAACATTGATTCTACTGATAAAAAAATACTTGAAAAAAATACAGTCACAAAGGAACAAACCACGGAGGAAACTGCAACAGACGGAGGTCAGCGTAAAGTTCAGGATACTTCCACAGATCAGCAGCTAGTGATCATCAAAAATGGCGATAAAGAGGTTCCGATCGTTGTTGAAACCAAAAAGCCTGCGATTCGCGGGGTCCTTGTAGTAGCCAAGGGTGCGGAAAATATAGAAGTGAAAAAGTGGATTGTCGAGGCTGTTACAAGGGTTCTAGGGGTTCCAAGTTACCGGGTTGCGGTAATGCCTAAAAAATAA
- a CDS encoding SpoIIIAH-like family protein, with amino-acid sequence MLLKKQTVWLLTMLSLVVVLSVYYITSPEQKSKDLAVVEQKAKNQTTQQTKTQSKDGQKVVSQAAGDSTFEQLRMTLDDQRSQQKEELTNELAATNLPAEERSKIKDQMDKLNETAQKEEILETLIKTMGYEDALVRADGENVRVTVKSKKKLSPTEANQIIQKVKKEIGETNFVAVEFAPSK; translated from the coding sequence ATGTTGTTGAAAAAACAAACAGTATGGCTATTAACGATGTTAAGTTTAGTGGTTGTTTTATCAGTATATTACATCACATCCCCAGAGCAAAAAAGTAAAGACCTTGCTGTAGTCGAGCAAAAAGCTAAAAATCAAACAACGCAACAAACAAAGACCCAATCAAAGGACGGGCAAAAAGTAGTTTCTCAGGCAGCTGGAGACAGCACATTTGAACAACTGCGAATGACACTTGATGATCAGCGAAGCCAACAAAAAGAGGAATTGACAAACGAACTTGCAGCTACAAACTTGCCAGCAGAGGAACGAAGCAAAATAAAAGATCAAATGGATAAATTAAATGAAACTGCACAAAAGGAAGAAATTCTTGAAACACTTATTAAAACGATGGGTTATGAAGATGCCTTAGTCAGAGCTGATGGTGAAAATGTAAGAGTCACAGTAAAGTCAAAGAAAAAACTTTCTCCTACCGAAGCTAACCAAATCATTCAAAAAGTTAAAAAAGAGATTGGTGAAACAAATTTTGTTGCCGTTGAATTTGCGCCATCCAAATAA